From one Humulus lupulus chromosome 8, drHumLupu1.1, whole genome shotgun sequence genomic stretch:
- the LOC133796769 gene encoding uncharacterized protein LOC133796769, with product MVNGNNAFGKTICSICYEDLKPIVEDLQAISICGHVFHELCLQQWFEYCSSTKKCTCPVCKQSCKGKDAARLYFQSIGDSVVTQSQRPILDCGEDPEALRREVRRLEAKVLGLDSVLERLGKDNKELNQELCICKEQEKKETTLKNEALKQKALLQQLLNMKTEELGRSTSECSRLQERNMALAKELAALKLISDLELDEAEVLKLASFGNGGNNQDTIDILRRSLVMRNKTYKELMAKCNVLGRGESRSIKKLEKAKGKIDKLKARIKEMEIAIEIKDNQVLRGLKASKKTHYEEVCKNGANSKSSSLANLDVLEDQSKQTSANTLNLDKLGRLQDDLLYPRKVHNCDSTNDIDVHCSQAGPSTMACDKDEDDCSVIGVNFSKFLTPIHGRPNPDSKGTMLPTTSVENTTKTFAADIDEDVTVLFDDVPQVKPMLNIRKESSTPISHSNPGEVCFSGGLLGPDGTNRYLGKWCKRGQNNETRQGPSTSNGDLIAVGADGRGGRIKVLRSLNQSSVDCKENSVGTKRFKLGAKTNSQQSRGCLQIEHFFNRVSN from the exons ATGGTCAATGGCAACAACGCCTTTGGGAAAACCATTTGCTCAATCTGCTACGAAGATCTGAAGCCCATTGTTGAAGATCTTCAAGCTATATCCATTTGCGGCCATGTCTTCCACGAGCTATG TCTACAGCAGTGGTTCGAGTACTGTTCGAGCACGAAAAAGTGCACTTGCCCTGTGTGCAAGCAGAGCTGCAAGGGCAAGGATGCAGCTCGGCTTTACTTTCAATCGATTGGGGATTCTGTAGTCACCCAGAGTCAGAGACCGATCCTCGATTGTGGGGAAGATCCCGAGGCACTTCGCAGAGAGGTGCGAAGATTGGAAGCTAAGGTTCTAGGGCTTGATTCGGTCTTGGAACGACTGGGAAAGGACAACAAAGAGCTCAATCAAGAG CTTTGTATTTGTAAGGAACAAGAAAAAAAGGAAACAACATTGAAGAATGAGGCCTTGAAACAAAAGGCATTACTGCAGCAACTGCTAAATATGAAAACTGAG GAGCTTGGTAGATCGACTTCGGAGTGCTCAAGGTTGCAAGAAAGGAATATGGCTTTGGCCAAAGAACTAGCAGCATTAAAATT AATTTCTGATCTGGAGCTAGATGAAGCGGAGGTTCTAAAACTTGCCTCCTTTGGTAATGGTGGTAATAATCAAGATACGATAGACATCCTTCGAAGATCGTTGGTGATGCGTAACAA GACTTACAAAGAATTGATGGCCAAGTGCAATGTTCTTGGACGGGGAGAGTCACGATCTATTAAAAAATTAGAGAAGGCTAAAGGAAAGATAGATAAACTGAAA GCAAGGATAAAGGAAATGGAGATAGCTATTGAAATAAAAGATAACCAAGTTCTGAGGGGGTTGAAAGCTTCAAAGAAAACTCATTATGAAGAGGTATGTAAGAATGGTGCCAACAGTAAATCTAGCTCCTTAGCCAATCTTGATGTATTAGAAGACCAAAGTAAACAAACTTCGGCAAACACACTTAATTTGGACAAGTTGGGAAGATTGCAAGATGATTTATTGTATCCTAGAAAAGTACACAACTGTGATTCAACTAATGATATTGATGTACATTGTTCTCAAGCTGGTCCTAGTACCATGGCTTGTGATAAAGACGAAGATGATTGCTCAGTAATAGGTGTCAATTTTTCAAAATTCCTTACGCCCATACATGGACGTCCAAATCCTGATTCAAAAGGTACTATGTTACCAACAACTAGTGTAGAGAATACCACCAAGACCTTTGCTGCTGACATTGATGAGGACGTGACAGTTCTTTTTGACGATGTTCCACAAGTTAAGCCCATGCTTAACATTAGAAAAGAATCTTCAACCCCAATATCACACTCAAACCCAG GAGAAGTATGTTTCTCTGGAGGATTGCTTGGTCCTGATGGAACAAACAGGTACTTGGGTAAGTGGTGCAAGCGGGGCCAAAATAATGAAACAAGACAAGGTCCAAGCACTAGCAATGGTGATTTGATTGCTGTTGGAGCTGATGGAAGAGGTGGTAGAATCAAAGTTCTAAGATCTTTGAACCAATCATCAGTG GATTGCAAGGAGAATTCAGTTGGGACAAAGAGGTTCAAGTTAGGAGCCAAGACAAATAGTCAACAGTCCCGTGGATGCTTGCAAATTGAACATTTCTTCAATAGAGTGAGTAATTAA